A single window of Pseudomonas lijiangensis DNA harbors:
- a CDS encoding FUSC family protein — translation MTNSRSVFIPSWLRPVLRPVLDPYRRYRHARLIHAARIVVGLLVSILLTSGLNMPHGEWASVTMLIVIGGLQHHGNIGKKSVERAYGTLIGAGLGLFVVVQQGYLEIPLLTYVIMSVMCGFFAYHAIGKGGYTALLSAITLFIVAGHGVNPISDGLWRTLDIMIGIALALAFSFALPLYAVFSWRYNLASGLRDCAKVYGRIHQGEPISADEHLKLTARLNATMLQLRSLLPSVSKEVKISMVELDAIQGHFRMCLSTLEILSNIRPADLDQAAGTALKTSMDADYRQIRRQLIGMARALQTGATERLARTSENTATQAAIPAELTGYHLMTQQLAHNLDGLQERLSKTARRWKF, via the coding sequence ATGACGAATTCGCGCTCTGTTTTCATCCCTTCCTGGCTCCGCCCTGTTCTGCGCCCTGTGCTTGATCCGTATCGCCGTTACCGGCATGCGCGGCTGATTCATGCTGCGCGTATCGTGGTCGGGCTGCTGGTGTCGATTCTGCTGACGTCCGGTCTGAACATGCCCCATGGCGAGTGGGCTTCGGTGACGATGCTGATCGTGATCGGCGGTTTGCAGCACCATGGCAATATCGGCAAGAAGTCCGTGGAGCGCGCATACGGAACGCTGATTGGCGCAGGCCTTGGGCTGTTTGTGGTGGTGCAGCAGGGGTATCTGGAAATCCCGTTGCTGACTTACGTGATCATGTCCGTGATGTGCGGGTTCTTCGCGTATCACGCCATCGGCAAGGGCGGTTACACCGCGCTGCTGTCGGCCATCACTCTGTTTATCGTGGCCGGGCATGGGGTCAACCCGATCAGTGATGGTCTGTGGCGAACGCTGGATATCATGATCGGTATCGCGCTGGCCCTGGCTTTCTCCTTTGCCTTGCCGCTCTATGCAGTCTTCTCCTGGCGCTACAACCTGGCCAGCGGCCTGCGCGATTGCGCCAAGGTGTACGGGCGCATCCATCAGGGCGAGCCGATCAGTGCCGATGAGCACTTGAAGCTGACCGCAAGACTCAACGCCACGATGCTGCAACTGCGCTCGCTGCTGCCGTCGGTGTCCAAGGAAGTGAAGATTTCCATGGTCGAGCTGGATGCGATCCAGGGCCATTTCCGGATGTGCCTGAGCACGCTGGAGATCCTTTCCAACATTCGCCCGGCCGACCTCGATCAGGCCGCAGGCACAGCCTTGAAAACCTCCATGGACGCCGACTACCGCCAGATCCGCAGGCAATTGATCGGCATGGCCCGCGCCCTGCAGACCGGTGCGACCGAACGTCTGGCACGCACGTCGGAAAACACTGCCACCCAGGCTGCGATTCCTGCCGAGCTGACCGGTTACCACTTGATGACTCAGCAACTGGCGCACAACCTCGACGGCCTGCAAGAGCGCCTGTCCAAGACCGCCAGACGCTGGAAATTTTGA
- a CDS encoding carbon-nitrogen hydrolase family protein produces the protein MRIALYQCTPIPLDIDANLLRLEQQARAAAEQKAGLLVCPEMFLTGYNIGAEAARKLSQPADGLAASRVAAIARNHGIAIVYGYPELGSDGHIYNAAQLIDSHGQSLANYRKTHLYGDLDKSMFTAGSDDFPVVELDGWRLGLLICYDVEFPENTRRLALAGAELIVVPTANMEPYDFVCDITVRARAFENQCYVVYANYCGREGEIHYCGQSSICAPDGSRPALAARDETLMVSELDKPLLEGTRAITTYFHDRRPGLYGDLTRS, from the coding sequence ATGCGTATCGCGCTCTATCAATGCACGCCAATACCGCTGGATATCGACGCCAACCTGTTGCGGCTGGAGCAACAGGCGCGGGCGGCGGCAGAGCAAAAGGCAGGTCTGCTGGTCTGCCCGGAGATGTTCCTGACCGGTTACAACATCGGGGCAGAAGCCGCCCGCAAACTGTCGCAACCGGCCGACGGGCTGGCGGCGTCTCGTGTCGCAGCCATTGCCCGGAACCACGGTATCGCGATTGTGTATGGCTATCCCGAACTCGGCAGTGACGGGCATATCTACAACGCAGCGCAACTGATCGACAGCCACGGCCAGAGCCTGGCCAATTATCGCAAGACGCACCTGTACGGTGATCTGGACAAGTCGATGTTCACGGCGGGCAGCGATGACTTTCCGGTGGTGGAGCTTGATGGCTGGCGTCTCGGCCTGCTGATCTGCTACGACGTGGAATTCCCCGAAAACACCCGTCGCCTGGCACTCGCCGGTGCCGAACTGATTGTGGTGCCCACGGCAAATATGGAGCCTTACGATTTCGTCTGCGACATTACCGTGCGGGCGCGGGCGTTCGAGAACCAGTGTTATGTGGTGTATGCCAATTACTGTGGCCGCGAGGGCGAGATTCACTACTGCGGACAAAGCAGTATTTGCGCACCGGACGGCAGCCGCCCGGCCCTGGCGGCGCGAGATGAAACGCTGATGGTCAGTGAGCTGGACAAGCCATTGCTGGAAGGCACGCGGGCGATCACAACCTATTTCCATGATCGGCGGCCAGGGTTGTACGGCGATCTGACCAGGTCTTGA
- a CDS encoding Lrp/AsnC family transcriptional regulator — MSDSRPLALDDIDRQLIAALQLNARESVAMLARQLGIARTTVTSRLARLESTKVITGYGVRLSQRVVGGGLQAYVGITVQPRSGKEVLRRLSTLAQVQQLCAVSGEFDYVAWLRTDSPEQLDQLLDLIGSIDGVEKTTTSIILSSKIDRGHAV, encoded by the coding sequence GTGTCCGATAGCCGCCCTCTCGCTCTGGACGATATCGACCGTCAGTTGATTGCAGCCCTGCAACTCAATGCCCGGGAAAGCGTGGCCATGCTGGCGCGGCAACTGGGGATTGCCCGCACCACTGTCACTTCACGCCTCGCCCGCCTGGAAAGCACCAAAGTCATTACCGGTTATGGCGTGCGCCTGAGTCAGCGTGTCGTGGGTGGCGGCCTGCAGGCCTACGTCGGCATTACCGTCCAGCCTCGCTCGGGCAAAGAGGTGCTGCGTCGGCTCAGCACCCTGGCGCAGGTTCAGCAGTTATGTGCTGTCAGTGGCGAGTTCGATTATGTCGCCTGGCTGCGCACCGATTCGCCGGAACAGCTGGACCAGTTGCTGGACCTGATCGGCAGTATCGACGGTGTGGAAAAGACCACGACCTCGATCATTCTCAGCAGCAAGATCGATCGTGGTCACGCTGTTTGA
- a CDS encoding acyl-CoA thioesterase/BAAT N-terminal domain-containing protein: MPHLSITPLDALLDEPRRICVDGLAAGQQITLTATTRRGAGLPWQSHATFVADAQGVVDLQRDAPIAGDYAEVSAMGLLWSQRPQHEASKEIFPDSVLEPLLTEVALSDSDQSVTMIQRLAGPGVSRREIRDEGLVGTLFMPAGDGPHPAVMVLNGSGGGINEARAALYASRGYAALALGYFKAPGLSGYISNTPLEYFQQALLWIRRELKPENDFIALSGQSRGGELVLLLGSLFPDLVSAVIGYVPSALVHGGQAAADPAIGRDGPAWLYRGQPLDHLWNNNRTANWEARDAGRRNAESILTALDDPEAVARVGIEVERIRGPVILLSGTDDAAWPSSLFGRMVEQRLKKHQHPWPVQHLDFQDAGHTILLPYIPATYSDDGNPSANARANELSWQGVRRFLEGALATKT, encoded by the coding sequence ATGCCGCATTTATCAATCACTCCGCTGGATGCTCTGCTCGACGAGCCACGACGTATTTGTGTCGATGGGCTGGCCGCGGGCCAACAGATAACCCTCACGGCAACGACCCGTCGTGGCGCAGGCCTGCCGTGGCAGAGCCATGCGACTTTTGTGGCCGATGCCCAAGGGGTTGTCGATCTGCAACGCGATGCGCCGATAGCGGGCGATTACGCTGAGGTATCGGCCATGGGGCTGCTCTGGAGCCAGCGTCCGCAACATGAAGCGAGCAAGGAAATCTTCCCGGATTCGGTGCTCGAACCGCTGCTGACCGAAGTCGCGCTTTCGGACAGCGATCAATCCGTGACCATGATTCAGCGTCTCGCCGGACCAGGCGTCAGCCGCCGCGAGATTCGCGATGAAGGGTTGGTGGGCACGCTATTCATGCCCGCAGGTGACGGCCCCCATCCTGCCGTAATGGTCCTCAATGGCTCGGGTGGCGGTATCAACGAAGCACGAGCGGCACTCTATGCCTCGCGAGGTTATGCCGCCCTGGCTCTGGGTTATTTCAAGGCGCCCGGCCTGTCGGGCTACATCTCCAACACGCCACTGGAATATTTCCAGCAGGCGTTGCTCTGGATTCGTCGCGAGCTCAAACCGGAAAATGACTTCATTGCCCTGAGCGGCCAGTCCCGTGGCGGCGAACTGGTGTTGCTGCTTGGCAGTCTGTTTCCCGACTTGGTATCCGCCGTGATCGGCTATGTTCCCAGCGCTCTGGTTCATGGCGGACAAGCGGCTGCTGACCCGGCCATAGGGCGCGACGGCCCCGCCTGGCTGTATCGCGGCCAACCGCTGGATCACCTGTGGAACAACAACCGAACCGCCAATTGGGAAGCCCGCGACGCCGGACGCCGCAATGCCGAATCCATCCTCACCGCACTCGACGATCCTGAAGCGGTGGCTCGCGTAGGCATCGAAGTCGAAAGAATCCGCGGCCCGGTCATTCTCCTGTCCGGCACCGACGACGCTGCATGGCCCTCCAGCCTGTTCGGACGCATGGTCGAGCAGCGGCTGAAAAAGCATCAGCATCCATGGCCGGTACAGCACTTGGACTTCCAGGATGCAGGGCATACCATTCTGCTGCCTTACATACCGGCGACCTACAGCGATGATGGCAATCCGAGCGCGAATGCGCGGGCAAACGAGCTGTCGTGGCAGGGTGTCAGGAGGTTCCTGGAAGGGGCGCTCGCTACGAAAACATGA
- a CDS encoding flavin monoamine oxidase family protein gives MKNNRHPQDGKKPITIFGPDFPFPFDDWIEHPAGLGSIPAENHGKEVAIIGAGIAGLVAAYELMKLGLKPVVYEASKMGGRLRSQAFEGAEGIIAELGGMRFPVSSTAFYHYVDKLGLESRPFPNPLTAASGSTVIDLEGTTYYAQKLSDLPALFQEVADAWADALECGSQFADIQQAIRDRDVPRLKELWNKLVPLWDDRTFYDFVATSKAFAKLSFYHREVFGQVGFGTGGWDSDFPNSMLEIFRVVMTNCDENQHLIVGGVEQVPLGIWRHVPERCAHWPEGTSLSSLHRGAPRTGVKRIARAEDGNLAVTDNWGDTRHYSAVLTTCQSWLLTTQIECEESLFSQKMWMALDRTRYMQSSKTFVMVDRPFWKDKDPETGRDLMSMTLTDRLTRGTYLFDNGDDKPGVICLSYSWMSDALKMLPQPIEKRVKLALDALKKIYPKVDISARIIGDPITISWEADPHFLGAFKGALPGHYRYNQRMYSHFMQQDMPAEHRGMFLAGDDISWTPAWVEGAVQTSLNAVWGIMTHFGGKTFPENPGPGDVFHEIGPIALAD, from the coding sequence ATGAAAAACAATCGTCATCCCCAGGACGGCAAAAAGCCGATCACCATTTTTGGCCCTGACTTTCCTTTTCCCTTTGATGACTGGATCGAGCATCCGGCAGGCCTGGGCAGCATTCCGGCAGAAAACCACGGCAAGGAAGTGGCGATCATTGGCGCCGGGATCGCGGGGCTGGTGGCGGCTTATGAACTGATGAAGCTGGGCCTCAAACCTGTGGTTTACGAAGCCTCGAAAATGGGTGGCCGCCTGCGCTCCCAGGCGTTCGAGGGTGCCGAAGGCATCATCGCGGAACTGGGCGGCATGCGCTTTCCCGTATCGTCCACCGCGTTCTATCACTACGTCGACAAGCTGGGCCTTGAGTCCCGCCCCTTCCCCAACCCGCTGACGGCTGCTTCGGGCAGTACCGTCATCGACCTGGAAGGCACGACTTACTACGCACAAAAACTGTCGGACTTGCCTGCGCTTTTTCAGGAAGTGGCTGATGCATGGGCGGACGCTCTGGAGTGCGGCTCGCAGTTTGCCGATATCCAGCAGGCCATTCGCGACCGCGATGTGCCGCGCCTAAAGGAGCTGTGGAACAAGCTGGTTCCGCTCTGGGACGACCGCACGTTCTACGATTTTGTCGCCACCTCCAAAGCCTTCGCCAAACTGTCGTTCTATCACCGGGAAGTGTTCGGCCAGGTAGGCTTTGGCACGGGCGGCTGGGACTCGGACTTCCCCAACTCGATGCTGGAAATCTTCCGCGTAGTCATGACCAACTGCGACGAAAACCAGCACCTGATCGTGGGCGGAGTGGAACAGGTTCCACTGGGCATCTGGCGTCATGTACCGGAACGTTGTGCCCACTGGCCTGAAGGCACCAGCCTGTCGTCACTGCATCGCGGCGCGCCACGCACCGGGGTCAAACGCATTGCGCGGGCCGAGGACGGCAACCTGGCCGTCACCGACAACTGGGGCGATACGCGGCATTACTCGGCGGTGCTGACCACCTGCCAGAGCTGGTTGCTGACCACCCAGATCGAGTGTGAAGAGTCGCTGTTCTCGCAAAAGATGTGGATGGCCCTGGATCGCACCCGCTACATGCAGTCCTCGAAAACCTTCGTCATGGTGGATCGTCCGTTCTGGAAAGACAAAGACCCGGAAACCGGCCGCGACCTCATGAGCATGACCCTCACCGACCGGCTGACCCGAGGCACTTACCTGTTCGATAACGGTGACGACAAACCGGGTGTGATCTGCCTGTCCTATTCATGGATGAGCGACGCCCTGAAGATGCTGCCGCAGCCTATCGAGAAGCGGGTGAAACTGGCGCTGGATGCCTTGAAGAAGATCTATCCGAAAGTGGATATCTCCGCGCGCATCATCGGTGATCCGATCACCATTTCATGGGAAGCCGACCCGCATTTCCTCGGGGCCTTCAAAGGTGCGCTGCCGGGCCATTACCGCTATAACCAGCGGATGTACTCGCACTTCATGCAGCAGGACATGCCTGCAGAACACCGCGGCATGTTCCTGGCCGGCGACGATATTTCCTGGACACCCGCCTGGGTCGAGGGCGCAGTGCAGACGTCATTGAACGCCGTGTGGGGCATCATGACTCACTTTGGCGGCAAGACGTTCCCGGAAAATCCGGGGCCGGGGGATGTCTTCCACGAGATCGGCCCCATCGCCCTGGCCGACTGA
- a CDS encoding methyl-accepting chemotaxis protein, which translates to MIEPERIVILSKEVEALANRGVSDIQVITRQTRLLAINALIEAAHAGSAGKGFSVVAEEVKNISERVSKIAGALTHDLQASVNQLIELGQSMCFDMRGQRLADLSLNMIEIIDRNLYERTCDVRWWATDASLVDMLTTQTPQTCAHASKRLGIILDSYTVYLDIWVADTTGRVVACGRAGTYEKVMGANVAEEPWFKNALRHSSSDQYYAGQVAVEPLLNHSQTCAFSAAVRSNAGSHSPVVGVIGIFFDWQSQAKSVIDGVRLSDEERARSRVMMVDANHRIIASSDTESLLGEPLQLQTRAGQKSGYGTQQNNAIQGYALTPGFETWPGMGWLGVIEQQLPAIES; encoded by the coding sequence ATGATTGAGCCAGAGCGGATCGTCATCCTGTCCAAAGAAGTAGAGGCGTTAGCCAATCGGGGCGTCAGTGATATTCAAGTCATCACTCGACAGACACGCTTGCTGGCAATCAATGCCCTGATCGAGGCGGCTCATGCCGGCAGCGCAGGCAAAGGTTTTTCGGTCGTGGCTGAAGAGGTCAAGAATATCTCCGAGCGTGTTTCAAAGATCGCCGGCGCCCTGACTCATGACTTGCAAGCCTCGGTCAATCAGTTGATCGAACTGGGCCAGAGCATGTGTTTCGACATGCGCGGCCAGCGCCTGGCCGACCTGTCCCTGAACATGATCGAAATCATCGACCGCAACCTGTACGAACGAACGTGTGACGTCCGCTGGTGGGCAACGGATGCCTCGCTGGTCGACATGCTGACCACTCAGACACCGCAGACATGCGCTCATGCCAGCAAACGTCTGGGCATCATTCTGGACAGCTACACCGTCTACCTGGACATCTGGGTTGCCGACACGACAGGTCGAGTTGTTGCCTGTGGCCGTGCTGGCACTTATGAGAAAGTCATGGGAGCCAATGTTGCCGAAGAGCCCTGGTTCAAGAACGCATTGCGTCACAGCTCCAGCGACCAGTACTACGCGGGGCAGGTGGCGGTAGAACCGTTATTGAACCACTCGCAGACATGCGCCTTCAGTGCGGCCGTGCGCAGTAACGCCGGTTCCCATAGCCCCGTCGTCGGCGTCATCGGCATTTTCTTCGACTGGCAGAGCCAGGCCAAATCCGTGATTGACGGCGTTCGTCTGAGTGACGAAGAGCGCGCACGCAGCCGGGTCATGATGGTCGATGCCAATCACCGGATCATTGCCAGTTCGGATACAGAAAGCCTGCTCGGCGAACCCCTCCAGTTGCAAACCAGGGCCGGTCAAAAAAGCGGCTACGGCACTCAGCAGAATAACGCCATTCAAGGCTATGCACTGACACCCGGCTTTGAAACCTGGCCAGGCATGGGATGGCTTGGCGTGATCGAACAGCAACTTCCCGCCATAGAATCCTGA